The Listeria sp. PSOL-1 genome includes a region encoding these proteins:
- a CDS encoding NUDIX hydrolase codes for MKRKISVEAFIYNEKKDEVLIIRKKDFTWKLPGGDVPMDKTMEDTLKLKIKQQTNMDIVINTLLFCKENRTAWEHVCRFVFQATAVGDFYDLSNDNSVYQVKWLPILTANNLIDLEDITLNKLIFIKGVLYKCNNELHVR; via the coding sequence GTGAAAAGAAAAATCAGTGTTGAAGCATTTATCTACAATGAGAAAAAAGATGAAGTATTGATTATAAGGAAAAAAGATTTCACCTGGAAGCTACCAGGTGGCGATGTACCAATGGATAAAACGATGGAAGATACATTGAAGCTGAAAATAAAACAACAAACTAATATGGATATCGTCATCAATACATTGCTATTTTGTAAAGAAAATAGAACCGCTTGGGAGCATGTCTGTAGGTTTGTCTTTCAAGCCACTGCAGTAGGTGATTTTTATGATTTGTCAAATGATAATAGCGTCTATCAAGTAAAGTGGCTTCCGATACTAACAGCTAATAATTTAATTGATCTGGAGGATATTACTTTAAACAAGCTAATTTTTATAAAAGGAGTACTCTATAAATGTAATAATGAGCTGCATGTGCGATAG
- the yugI gene encoding S1 domain-containing post-transcriptional regulator GSP13 → MSSFAVGDIIKGKVTGIQGYGAFVALDDKTQGLVHISEVRHGFVKDIHDFLELGQEVEVKVLDIDQESGKISLSIRATEDLPKEKTQKKESDNGFNTLRDKLQDWIRKADQ, encoded by the coding sequence ATGAGTTCGTTTGCAGTGGGTGATATCATTAAAGGGAAAGTGACTGGAATCCAAGGATACGGAGCATTTGTTGCATTGGATGATAAGACACAAGGATTAGTACATATTTCTGAGGTTAGACATGGTTTTGTGAAGGATATCCACGATTTTTTAGAATTAGGCCAGGAAGTCGAGGTGAAAGTATTAGATATTGATCAAGAAAGCGGCAAAATAAGTTTGTCAATCCGTGCTACTGAAGATCTACCTAAAGAAAAAACGCAAAAAAAAGAATCAGACAATGGCTTTAATACACTGCGAGACAAGTTGCAAGATTGGATAAGAAAGGCAGACCAATAA
- a CDS encoding glucose-6-phosphate isomerase, whose translation MTHIKFDYSKALRFFEKHEIDYLEPAVRAAHDALHNGSGAGSDYLGWVNLPSDYDKDEFARILKASDKIKNDSDILIVIGIGGSYLGARAAIEALSHSFYNVLDKEKRQTPQVFFAGNSISSSYLHDLMELVQDRDFSVNVISKSGTTTEPAIAFRAFKELLEKKYGKEEAKSRIYATTDKAKGALKTLADNEGYETFVVPDDVGGRFSVLTAVGLLPIAVSGVDIKAMMEGAEVASKDFANPSLKENIAYQYAAARNVLYRKGKVTELLISYEPCLQYFNEWWKQLFGESEGKDQKGIYPSSASFSTDLHSLGQYIQDGRRNLFETVVKVGKPRHDLTINKEDVDLDGLNYLAGETVDFVNTKAFEGTLLAHTDGEVPNFIVEVPKLDPYTFGYLVYFFEKAVGISGYLNGVNPFDQPGVEAYKTNMFALLGKPGFEDKKADLEKRLNN comes from the coding sequence ATGACACATATTAAATTTGATTATTCAAAGGCGCTACGTTTTTTTGAAAAACATGAAATTGATTATTTAGAGCCTGCCGTAAGAGCTGCACATGATGCTTTACATAATGGTTCAGGTGCTGGATCAGATTACCTCGGCTGGGTTAACTTGCCAAGTGATTATGATAAAGACGAATTTGCCCGTATTTTAAAAGCTTCCGATAAAATTAAGAATGATTCGGATATTTTAATTGTCATTGGTATTGGAGGATCTTACCTTGGAGCTCGTGCTGCTATTGAAGCATTGAGTCATTCCTTCTATAATGTATTAGACAAAGAAAAACGCCAGACACCCCAAGTTTTCTTTGCAGGAAACAGTATAAGTTCAAGCTATTTACACGATTTAATGGAACTCGTACAAGACCGTGATTTTTCGGTTAATGTTATTTCTAAGTCTGGTACAACAACGGAACCTGCTATTGCCTTCCGAGCGTTCAAAGAGTTGCTAGAAAAAAAATATGGCAAAGAAGAAGCGAAAAGTCGTATTTATGCTACAACCGATAAAGCAAAAGGAGCACTAAAAACTCTAGCTGACAATGAAGGCTATGAAACGTTTGTTGTTCCTGATGATGTAGGTGGACGGTTCTCGGTACTTACAGCGGTTGGTTTACTTCCTATTGCTGTTAGTGGTGTAGATATTAAAGCAATGATGGAAGGCGCAGAAGTTGCAAGTAAAGATTTTGCTAACCCTTCATTAAAAGAAAATATTGCTTATCAATATGCAGCTGCCCGTAATGTACTTTATCGTAAAGGAAAAGTAACTGAATTACTAATTAGTTATGAACCTTGCTTGCAATATTTCAATGAGTGGTGGAAGCAATTATTTGGTGAAAGTGAAGGTAAAGACCAGAAAGGAATTTATCCATCTAGCGCTAGCTTTTCTACTGATTTGCATTCATTGGGTCAGTATATTCAAGACGGACGTCGCAATTTGTTTGAAACGGTTGTTAAGGTGGGAAAACCACGTCATGACTTAACAATCAATAAAGAAGATGTTGATTTAGATGGATTGAATTATTTAGCAGGTGAAACGGTTGATTTTGTTAATACAAAAGCATTTGAAGGAACACTACTTGCACATACAGACGGAGAAGTGCCAAACTTTATTGTCGAAGTGCCTAAATTAGATCCATATACATTCGGCTATCTTGTTTACTTCTTTGAAAAAGCGGTTGGGATTAGTGGTTATTTAAATGGTGTGAATCCATTTGACCAACCAGGAGTAGAAGCTTATAAAACAAATATGTTTGCACTTCTTGGAAAACCTGGCTTTGAAGATAAAAAAGCTGATTTAGAAAAACGCTTAAATAATTAA